In Streptococcus oralis, a single window of DNA contains:
- a CDS encoding thiamine-binding protein, producing the protein MKASIALQVLPLSQGVDRIAIIDQVIAYLQAQSVTMVVTPFETVLEGEFDELMRILKDALEVAGQEADNVFANVKINVGEILSIDEKLEKYDETTD; encoded by the coding sequence ATGAAAGCAAGCATTGCCTTGCAGGTCTTGCCCCTATCACAGGGGGTTGATCGAATTGCTATTATCGATCAAGTGATTGCTTATCTGCAAGCTCAGTCCGTGACCATGGTGGTGACACCATTTGAAACGGTCTTGGAAGGGGAGTTTGATGAGCTCATGCGCATTCTCAAAGACGCGCTAGAAGTGGCCGGGCAGGAGGCAGATAATGTCTTTGCCAATGTCAAAATAAATGTAGGAGAGATTCTAAGCATTGATGAGAAACTTGAAAAGTATGATGAGACAACAGATTAG